From a single Solenopsis invicta isolate M01_SB chromosome 4, UNIL_Sinv_3.0, whole genome shotgun sequence genomic region:
- the LOC105202555 gene encoding slit homolog 1 protein, giving the protein MRAIVFCSFLLMSVSIAESVNNCEDPNFHSLETQESSRLECGEAFKNRCHCLRTCYDGQHQYVVNCTGTGFQDTSPLAHLPNETQVLIFTGNELEELPWNVFGTLDSLPYLKVIDMSNNKIREIRGKAYHHVQHVERLILDFNELSLDPARSHPRVFSNFISLLELHLTDAFEDGPPRNLASTLHDIFVNSNLTQLIKLHLEQNEISEFRDAKVFCDLPNLLDLHLGDNDLNALHFNLSCLRHLRFLDLRRNKFTRVLDRDLHTMDNLAKHDRSVTVDFSDNPFECSCKLNPFIKWMKKTKVFIRNKNNLKCYEGNLQHNFHETKNCASKLLTSTRQGTTVILCFLSIVLVALVCALVYLQRAKLQKKIEPVLDSVSKRVRYTSIANGDTREDV; this is encoded by the exons ATGAGGGCCATCGTTTTCTGTTCGTTCCTCCTGATGTCGGTGTCGATCGCCGAATCAGTCAACAACTGCGAGGATCCCAATTTTCATTCTCTGGAGACACAGGAGTCGTCCCGACTGGAGTGCGGCGAGGCCTTCAAGAACCGCTGTCATTGCCTCCGAACGTGCTATGACGGCCAGCATCAGTATGTCGTAAATTGCACGGGTACCGGATTCCAAGACACGTCCCCGTTGGCGCATCTGCCTAATGAGACGCAA GTGCTCATCTTCACGGGGAACGAGCTAGAGGAGCTGCCCTGGAATGTGTTCGGCACCTTAGATAGCTTGCCATATCTGAAGGTGATCGACATGTCGAACAACAAGATACGCGAGATACGCGGTAAGGCATATCACCACGTGCAACACGTGGAGCGCCTTATACTCGATTTCAACGAGCTCTCGTTAGACCCCGCGAGAAGTCATCCGAGGGTGTTCTCCAATTTCATCTCCCTCTTGGAGCTGCATCTGACAGACGCTTTTGAGGACGGTCCACCGAGGAATCTGGCGTCGACACTCCACGACATCTTTGTGAACAG CAACCTCACGCAATTGATAAAGCTCCACCTTGAACAGAATGAGATCTCAGAGTTTCGAGATGCTAAAGTATTCTGCGATCTACCGAATCTCCTCGATCTTCATCTTGGCGATAATGATTTGAACGCGTTGCACTTCAACCTGTCGTGCCTGCGGCATCTGCGCTTTCTGGACCTTCGGCGAAACAAGTTCACGAGGGTTCTCGATCGCGATCTTCATACCATGGACAATCTCGCTAAGCACGATCGGTCCGTAACCGTGGACTTTTCCGACAATCCTTTCGAATGCTCCTGCAAGCTCAATCCGTTCATCAAGTGGATGAAGAAGACGAAAGTGTTCATTCGAAATAAGAATAACTTAAAATGCTACGAAG GTAATTTACAGCATAATTTTCATGAGACGAAGAATTGTGCTTCGAAGTTATTAACTTCCACCAGGCAAGGAACAACGGTGATACTTTGCTTCCTCTCGATAGTGCTAGTCGCTCTGGTGTGCGCTTTGGTTTACTTACAAAGGGCAAAACTTCAAAAGAAAATCGAGCCCGTGCTCGACTCAGTCAGCAAAAGAGTGCGATATACTTCAATAGCAAATGGTGATACCCGTGAAGACGTGTGa
- the LOC105199753 gene encoding CD82 antigen, producing the protein MGTICYNFSKYTLAAMSLVFLIISVTVITLVACMLSDKTYLVSIAEEGNNYEAGLYILLCTGILMLIVSVLGWCSAFKHSRYCLATFCSIMLVIVVAQVAFAGWLYAHKDRLDELVRSSVINTVKDEYGEIQCRTQIMDTIQSTLECCGANGPADWAGSKYSNQKIGQSSQSQLTFDVSNADNMFMIPKSCCKNANSEECISGVYAKIAGIVSSAIYSEGCMEKLVTTLKSQTCHFMGAAILVLALEILSLILALICCCKGEPSDRYKA; encoded by the exons ATAATCTCGGTAACGGTGATTACCTTGGTAGCATGTATGCTGTCGGACAAAACGTATTTAGTATCGATCGCCGAGGAAGGAAACAACTACGAGGCAGGCCTGTACATTCTGCTTTGCACCGGCATCCTCATGTTGATCGTTTCCGTCCTAGGCTGGTGCAGTGCCTTCAAGCACTCTCGATATTGCCTTGCCACCTTCTGTAGCATTATGCTCGTCATTGTTGTCGCGCAAGTCGCCTTCGCAGGCTGGCTTTATGCTCATAAAGACCGTCTAGACGAACTGGTGCGATCTTCCGTGATAAACACCGTTAAG GATGAATACGGCGAGATACAATGTCGCACGCAAATCATGGATACGATTCAATCCACTCTCGAATGCTGCGGAGCCAACGGACCTGCAGACTGGGCCGGCAGCAAGTACTCGAATCAGAAAATTGGACAATCTTCTCAATCGCAGCTCACTTTTGATGTTTCAAACGCGGACAACATGTTTATGATACCAAAATCTTGCTGCAAAAATGCGAATAGCGAAGAATGCATTAGCGGTGTCTACGCGAAGATTGCTGGTATCGTAAGCTCTGCGATCTACAGCGAG GGATGCATGGAGAAGTTGGTGACTACACTGAAGAGTCAGACTTGTCACTTTATGGGTGCAGCGATATTGGTCTTAGCTCTAGAAATCCTTAGTCTGATACTCGCTTTAATTTGCTGTTGCAAAGGTGAACCATCAGATAGATACAAAGCTTAA